DNA from Streptomyces sp. NBC_01476:
CACCGTGCGGGTGGGGAAGCGGAGTACCGGACGGGGACGGGGGTCGCCATGACGGTCGACGACGGAATCAGGCTCGGCATACCGGCGGGAACGGGCGCGGGCGCGGGAGCCGGCGAGGAGCGGTGCCGCCGCAGGTGGTGGCTGCGGGGCTCGAAGGACTTCGACGAGGAGATCGAGCAGCTCAAAGGCCCGGACGGCAACGCGCTGATCCCATGGATATTGATGGTCATCGGCCCGGCCGGCGACATCCTCAGTGGGAAGGTCGCGCTGCCGTGGCTCGCCGGCGCGGGGCTGGCCGTCTTCTGCGTGCTCTATGTCGCGACCGTACGGACCGCCTTCGCGGAGCGGTGGCGGTCCGGGCCGGTGCCGTTCCGGCTGCTGTGCGCGCTCGCCGCCGTCACCCTCGCGCTGGCGATCACCTGCGGCGACAACTTCCTCCTGCTGTTCGTGCTGGTGTCGCTGGGCGTCGGCAGTGTGGCGAAGAGCCGGCGGCACCTGGGGCTGATGCTGACGCCGCTGAGCGCGGCGGCCGGGATCACCGCCGGGCTGTGGCACATGGGGTTCTGGAGCACCGTGAGCCTGGCCTACGGCACGTTCCTCTCCGGGCTCGTGGTGTCGGTGATCATCACCCTCTTCCACGCGGTGGCGCAGCTCAAGGAGACCCGGCAGCAGCTGGCGCGGTCCGCTGTGGCGCAGGAGCGGATGCGGTTCTCCCGGGACCTGCACGATCTGCTCGGGCACACCCTGTCGGTCATCGTGGTGAAGTCCGAGGCGGCCCGCCGGATCGCGCCGCGGGATCTCGACGCGGCCCTGACCCAGGTCGCCGACATCGAGTCGGTGGGCCGCCAGGCGCTCACCGAGATCAGGGAGGCGGTCACCGGCTACCGCGAGGGGAGCCTGTCCACCGAGCTGGACCGGGCCCGTTCGGCGCTCACCGCCTCGGACGTGGACGTGGTGGTGCAGGAGTCAGGTCCGCCGCTGCCGCCGCAGACCGAGGCCCTGCTGGGCTGGGTGGTCCGGGAGGGGGTCACCAATGTCATCCGGCACTCCGGCGCGTCCGCGGCCCGCATCGAGCTGAGCACGGCCGGCGGCCGGGCCCGGCTGACCATCACCGACAACGGCTGCGGCCGGGCCGCCGCCCCGGCCACCGGGGTCACCCGGACCGGCACCGGGCTGCGCGGTCTCACCGAGCGCCTTGCCGCCGCCGGCGGCTCCCTGACCTCAGGACCCGCCGCGGGCGGCGGCTTCCGGGTCGCGGCGGTGCTGCCGGTCGAGGACGGCGGGACAGCGCCGTAACCGCTGCGCGCCCCTCCGCGCTGCCGCTCGCGGTGCCCGTGCGGGCCGCGGCTCAGTCGTCGGTGCGGCCGGCGTACCACCACACCGCGGCGGTCACCGCCGTCACCACGGCCACCCCGGCGGTCACCGCCACCGAGCCGGCCAGTGGACCGTCGGTCCGGCGGGAGCGGACCGCGCCGTTGCTCTGCCAGGAGAGCAGCGAGTGGTTGGACTGCCCGGACAGGACCGCGGAGAAGGACTGGAAGGAGGCCGTGGAGAAGGCCGACATGCTGGAGGCGAAGGACCCCGCCGAAGCGAAGGAGGCGCAGGATCCGATGGACAGCGCCGAGCCCGTCGAACCGATCGACAGGACCGACTCGGACGAGCAGATGGACAGCAGCGAATTACGGGACCGGATCGACCATCGCGAGGACATCCCGTCATTCTTCACGACGGCGGCCCGCGGCGCGCGGGATGACCGTATTCCGGGGAGCCCCGCACGGCCGGTGCCGCACCCCGCCGCGACCCGGACCGGACCGGCGGCCACCGGCCCTGTCTACGCTGGTGCCCATGACTGACGAGCCCCGTGCGGTGCCCCCGCGCACGACGAAGGTGCTGCTCGCCGAGGACCAGGGCATGATGCGCGGCGCGCTCGCGCTGCTGCTCGGCCTGGAGGACGACCTGGAGGTCGTGGCGCAGGTGGACGCCGGGGACCGGATCGTCGAGGCGGCGCTGGCCGCGCGGCCGGACGTCGCGCTGCTCGACATCGAACTGCCCGGCCGCAGCGGGCTGGACGCCGCCGCCGAGCTGCGCGACCGGCTGCCGGCCTGCAAGGTGGTG
Protein-coding regions in this window:
- a CDS encoding sensor histidine kinase — encoded protein: MTVDDGIRLGIPAGTGAGAGAGEERCRRRWWLRGSKDFDEEIEQLKGPDGNALIPWILMVIGPAGDILSGKVALPWLAGAGLAVFCVLYVATVRTAFAERWRSGPVPFRLLCALAAVTLALAITCGDNFLLLFVLVSLGVGSVAKSRRHLGLMLTPLSAAAGITAGLWHMGFWSTVSLAYGTFLSGLVVSVIITLFHAVAQLKETRQQLARSAVAQERMRFSRDLHDLLGHTLSVIVVKSEAARRIAPRDLDAALTQVADIESVGRQALTEIREAVTGYREGSLSTELDRARSALTASDVDVVVQESGPPLPPQTEALLGWVVREGVTNVIRHSGASAARIELSTAGGRARLTITDNGCGRAAAPATGVTRTGTGLRGLTERLAAAGGSLTSGPAAGGGFRVAAVLPVEDGGTAP